From the genome of Carassius gibelio isolate Cgi1373 ecotype wild population from Czech Republic chromosome A16, carGib1.2-hapl.c, whole genome shotgun sequence, one region includes:
- the zgc:101716 gene encoding uncharacterized protein C8orf76 homolog: MMEILGSTFDDSVFEESRKRVSVALPAYEPKLCEPLWFCEDGNAEDPLEEQKTFKFRGDLAYRRKQFQVALDEYLSCLSLIPAGNLTVKRDVLEGIARCCCHLGKKEEALNACEKLRTEVSNTCHLTSVLQLELSVHEHYRDLTNSISSLQQLCGLHPYHPWYWLNLAMSFQRLLESRRCPERSSTEKEYDKQQGTNNIIRLKTIMSLIRARLLIEILRIQQFSFVLENSQRALQDIEEALHVLQPTEKMLQTVSEVMAEDLNPEKMREENQDGESLSGLYIKDFDDKWWNKLYTKLLEETPALSVHRPLEETLE, translated from the exons ATGATGGAGATTCTGGGCAGCACTTTTGATGATTCTGTGTTTGAGGAATCAAGGAAAAGAGTCTCAGTTGCTCTTCCAGCATACGAGCCTAAACTCTGCGAACCTCTG TGGTTTTGTGAAGATGGAAATGCTGAGGACCCATTAGAAGAACAAAAAACCTTCAAGTTTCGTGGAGACCTTGCTTACAGGAGGAAACAGTTTCAG GTGGCTCTGGATGAGTATTTATCCTGCCTCTCTCTCATACCTGCTGGAAACTTAACAGTGAAGAGAGATGTGCTGGAAGGGATCGCACGATGCTGCTGTCATCTGGGGAAAAAAGAAGAGGCTCTAAATGCCTGCGAGAAActg AGGACAGAAGTATCCAACACCTGCCACCTCACTAGCGTACTTCAGCTGGAGCTGAGTGTTCATGAACACTACAGAGATCTGACAAACAGCATCTCCAGCCTGCAGCAGCTGTGCGGTCTTCATCCCTACCATCCGTGGTACTGGCTGAATCTGGCCATGAGCTTTCAGAGGCTCCTCGAGTCTCGTAGGTGTCCAGAGAGATCCAGCACTGAGAAAGAATACGACAAGCAGCAAGGGACAAATAACATTATACGACTGAAGACCATCATGAGCTTGATTAGAGCAAG gttgtTAATTGAAATCCTACGGATTCAGCAGTTCTCATTTGTGCTGGAAAACAGCCAGAGGGCCCTACAAGACATCGAAGAAGCGCTACATGTTCTGCAGCCAACAGAAAAAATGCTTCAGACAGTCTCAGAG GTGATGGCAGAAGACCTCAATCCAGAGAAGATGAGAGAGGAAAACCAAGATGGAGAGAGTTTATCAGGACTTTATATTAAAGACTTTGATGACAAGTGGTGGAACAAACTCTACACCAAACTGCTGGAGGAGACTCCAGCTTTATCCGTGCACAGACCACTGGAGGAGACACTtgaataa
- the dcaf13 gene encoding DDB1- and CUL4-associated factor 13 yields MKVKVLSRNPDDYVRETTRDIQRVPRNYDPTLHPFEVPREYTRALNATKLERVFAKPFVASLDGHRDGISCITKHAKSLSTVISGACDGEVKVWNLPKRECLRTIQAHEGFVRGICSRFCGTSFFTVGDDKTIKQWNSEAPGYGVREEPINTILGKAVFTGIDHHQRESTFATCGQTVDIWDEQRSSPIRSFSWGVDSFSCVRYNPVETELLASCASDRSVVLYDTRESAPLRKVIMQLRSNTLCWNPMEAYYFTCANEDYNLYTYDIRHLDVPVTVHMDHVSAVLDVDYSPTGREFVSASFDKTIRIFPKDKGHSREVYHTKRMQHVICVRWSADNKYVLSGSDEMNIRLWKANASEKLGLLSTREQAAANYNKKLIEKFQHHPQVKRIARHRHLPGDILKQKRELREMREARRRKEKNVRKHSKPGSVPLLTEKEKHVVAVVE; encoded by the exons ATGAAAGTTAAAGTGCTTTCTAGAAACCCGGACGATTATGTTCGAGAGACGACTAGAGATATACAACGAG TGCCCAGGAACTATGACCCGACCCTGCATCCTTTTGAGGTGCCCAGGGAATACACCAGGGCCCTAAATGCCACCAAACTGGAGAGGGTGTTTGCCAAACCTTTCGTAGCTTCACTAGATGGACACAGAGATGGCATCAGCTGCATAACCAAACACGCCAAAAGTCTTTCAACAGTCATATCTGGTGCCTGCGATGGAGAG GTGAAAGTGTGGAACCTTCCTAAGCGTGAGTGTTTGAGGACAATTCAGGCTCATGAAGGATTTGTACGAGGAATCTGTTCCCGCTTTTGTGGCACTTCCTTTTTCACG GTAGGAGATGACAAGACCATCAAACAATGGAACTCGGAGGCACCAGGATATGGAGTTCGGGAGGAACCAATTAACACAATTCTGGGAAAG GCGGTGTTCACTGGCATTGACCACCACCAGAGGGAGAGCACGTTTGCAACCTGCGGACAGACGGTGGATATCTGGGATGAGCAGAGAAGCAGTCCCATCCGCTCCTTCAGCTGGGGTGTGGACAGCTTCAGCTGCGTCCGTTACAACCCTGTGGAG ACTGAACTTCTTGCTAGCTGCGCATCAGACAGAAGTGTCGTCTTGTATGACACCAGAGAATCTGCACCTCTTCGAAAG GTTATTATGCAATTGAGAAGCAATACGCTTTGCTGGAACCCAATGGAAGCATATTATTTTACCTGCGCCAACGAAGACTACAA CCTTTATACTTACGATATAAGGCATCTGGATGTTCCTGTGACTGTGCACATGGATCATGTATCTGCTGTGCTGGATGTTGATTATTCACCTACAGGAAGAGAGTTTGTATCTGCCAGCTTTGACAAAACCATCCGAATCTTTCCGAAAGACAAAGGCCACAGCAG GGAAGTGTACCACACCAAACGTATGCAGCATGTCATCTGTGTGAGATGGTCCGCTGACAACAAATATGTCCTGAGCGGCTCTGACGAGATGAACATTCGGCTGTGGAAAGCCAACGCCTCGGAGAAGCTTGGACTG CTCTCCACCCGAGAACAAGCCGCCGCAAATTACAACAAGAAGCTGATAGAGAAATTTCAGCACCATCCACAGGTGAAACGAATCGCCCGTCACCGCCACCTACCTGGAGACATCCTGAAGCAGAAGAGAGAGCTGCGGGAAATGAGGGAAGCCCGCCGCAGGAA ggaAAAAAATGTCCGCAAGCACAGCAAGCCGGGATCTGTTCCTCTGCTGACAGAAAAGGAGAAACATGTGGTGGCTGTTGTGGAGTGA